The Roseimicrobium gellanilyticum DNA segment AAGTCTGGGATGACGAAAAGGTGATGGCGGTGCCCTCAACACCCATCCGGCTGACTTTTGGACAAATTTTTGCGATTTTATGAATACCCCTAGAAAGAAGAGTCTCTAAGGGCCGTAGGTTTGTCTGGTGGGATTTACTCCCTCCAAGCTCAGAAAAAGACACCCTGCTCAGCACCGCTCCCAGCAACCCGTCCTTCCGGACCCCTCAGCTCTCTCCTGCCATGAAAATGCACCCCATCTGCCAAGGCAATCACCTCGACCTGCGCTCAGGCGTCAGCCGCCGTGACTTCATGTACGTCGGGATGGCCGGCGGTCTCGGCCTGACTCTGCCGAACCTGCTCAAGCTTCAGGCGGCGGCATCCATCAATCCGGCAATGCCTGAGGTTGAGGCCTTCAAGCCCATCGCGGACTCCATCATTCACATCTACCTTCCTGGCGGCATGGCGCACCAGGAATCGTGGGACCCGAAGCCCTTCGCCGCTCCCGACTATCGTGGACCTTACACCCCCATCAAGACCAGCATCGCGGGTGAGTATGTGGGCGAGAAGTTTGTGAACATCGCCAAGATCATGAACAAGCTCACCGTCATCCGCTCGATGACCCACGGTGAGGCGGCCCATGAGCGCGGCACGCACAATATGTTCACGGGTTACAAGCCGAGCCCGGCCATCAAGTTCCCGAGCTTCGGCAGCGTGATTTCCCACGAGCAGGGTTCCCGCAACAATCTGCCTCCCTACGTGGTGGTGCCGAGCGTCATCGCCCCTGAGCAGGGCACCGGCTACATGAGCAGCGCCTACGGTCCCTTCGCCCTCGGCAGTGACCCGGCGGACAAGAACTTCACCGTGCGCGACCTCCTCACCCCGAAGGGCATGGAAGGCAATCGTTTCGATCGTCGCCGCTCGCTGCTGGGCACTGTAGATGAGCACTTCAAGAGCATCGAGAAGTCTGACTCCATCAATGCGATGGACAGCTTCTATGATGCTGCTTACGGCCTCATCAGCAGCCAGAAGGCCCGTGAAGCCTTCGACCTGAACAAGGAAGCCGACAAGCTTCGCGACGAATACGGCCGCAACACCGCCGGTCAGCGCTTCCTGCTGGCCCGCCGCCTCGTGGAAGCCGGCGTCCGCATGGTGTCCGTGAACTACGGTGGCTGGGACCACCACTCGAACATCAAGAACGCTTTCGATGGCCAGGCTCCGAACTTCGACCAGGCTTTCGCCCGTTTGATCACGGACCTCGAAGAGCGCGGCATGCTCGACCGCACCCTGGTGATGGTGAGCTCCGAGTTCGGTCGTACGCCGAAAATCAACGGCACCAACGGTCGCGACCACTGGCCGCGCGTGTTCTCCGTCGCCCTCGCCGGCGGTGGCTTCAAGAAGGGCTACATCCACGGCGCGTCCGACGCGCTGGGTGGTGAGCCTGACCGCGATGCCGTCAGCCCGCAGGACCTCGCCATGACGATGTACCGTCAGCTCGGCATCAATGGTGAGAAGCGCATCATGTCCGATGGCGCCCGCCCGATCGACATCGTGAATGGTGGCCGCATCATGAACGAGTTGCTCGCGTAAGG contains these protein-coding regions:
- a CDS encoding DUF1501 domain-containing protein; this translates as MKMHPICQGNHLDLRSGVSRRDFMYVGMAGGLGLTLPNLLKLQAAASINPAMPEVEAFKPIADSIIHIYLPGGMAHQESWDPKPFAAPDYRGPYTPIKTSIAGEYVGEKFVNIAKIMNKLTVIRSMTHGEAAHERGTHNMFTGYKPSPAIKFPSFGSVISHEQGSRNNLPPYVVVPSVIAPEQGTGYMSSAYGPFALGSDPADKNFTVRDLLTPKGMEGNRFDRRRSLLGTVDEHFKSIEKSDSINAMDSFYDAAYGLISSQKAREAFDLNKEADKLRDEYGRNTAGQRFLLARRLVEAGVRMVSVNYGGWDHHSNIKNAFDGQAPNFDQAFARLITDLEERGMLDRTLVMVSSEFGRTPKINGTNGRDHWPRVFSVALAGGGFKKGYIHGASDALGGEPDRDAVSPQDLAMTMYRQLGINGEKRIMSDGARPIDIVNGGRIMNELLA